The Rhopalosiphum padi isolate XX-2018 unplaced genomic scaffold, ASM2088224v1 scaffold1, whole genome shotgun sequence genome has a window encoding:
- the LOC132931390 gene encoding uncharacterized protein LOC132931390: protein MCMLNIIAQLHVSHLNFNNTFKNLVQFFSKNLQRSESKFLKLIECIESKTFLSQCNVLIKLVEVAGRHDHFMKNRMAIFFMPKQNINYYQAIINAVIQNLEVDFITLMNEATLNCRNSCKFKDPHAIFLKNAKCAIKNSPILLSTNRNGDQHGTITTSTNANNKPTNHRRLIGNSTSETTTNTNLEINLGSSISNTTRNASESIVPCTSSTSMYRVKAPERATTSYSPAQVDNNKNTIPVYPDLKPNNTTVFLKNTKQQPQLNINITNNTYNTNVTMPSNEQPRVVSIISFCEANDCYNIGTIVCQFCYLTIYCSKECRRRHREFGSHKCNKANKPI from the exons ATGTGCATGTTGAATATCATTGCACAGTTACATGTTTcgcatttgaattttaataatacctttaaaaatCTTGTACAGTTCTTTAGTAAAAATCTTCAACGAAGCGAGTCAAAATTCCTTAAACTAATCGAATGCATAGAATCTAAAACATTTCTATCACAGTGTaatgtattgattaaattaGTAGAAGTTGCTGGCCGTCACGATCATTTCATGAAGAATCGTATGGCAATATTTTTCATgcctaaacaaaatataaattattaccaagCCATAATAAATGCCGTAATTCAAAATTTGGAAGTAGATTTTATAACATTGATGAACGAAGCTACATTAAATTGCCGTAATAGTTGCAAGTTTAAAGATCCACAtgctatttttttgaaaaatgcaaAGTGCGCCATTAAAAATTCGCCAATACTTTTAAGTACAAACAGAAACGGGGATCAACATGGAACAATAACCACATCTACCAACGCAAATAACAA ACCTACAAATCATAGAAGATTGATCGGGAATAGTACTTCAGAAACGACTACTAATACAAATTTGGAAATTAACTTAGGAAGCAGTATTTCAAATACTACTAGAAATGCATCTGAATCAATAGTTCCTTGTACTTCTAGTACATCAATGTACCGTGTAAAAGCACCTGAAAGGGCTACTACTAGTTATTCTCCAGCACAAGtggataataacaaaaatactatTCCAGTGTATCCTGATCTAAAACCTAATAATacaacagtttttttaaaaaacacaaaGCAGCAaccacaattaaatataaatataacaaataatacatataataccaaTGTAACAATGCCCAGCAATGAGCAACCTCGGGTTGTAAGCATTATCTCTttt tgtGAAGCAAATGATTGTTACAATATAGGAACAATAGTATgccaattttgttatttaacaatatactgTAGCAAAGAATGTcgg cggAGACATCGAGAATTTGGGAGCCATAAATGTAATAAAGCTAATAAACCCATTTAA